The genome window TCTATGGGTCTTCCTTATACGAACTTTAAAAATGGAAACCCCTCATCTGtgcacaggtaacatcccataattctcacaGTTAGTCACTGTAGAGAGAAGGACTGTGTTACACATTCCTTTATCCAGCACAGATTATCATCAGAATTTATCAGTTTGTGATACTTTAATTAGGTCCTAATGCTGCTACAATACTTTCACTCAACATTTTAGAGTAATTAAGATCAATAACTGCAcagttcagtgtttcacagtgtcaCATACAGGATAAGACAGAAAGTGCATCTGGATGGGACACTAAGTCAGAGTAATTGCTTACGAGATAATTAAAATAACcagtaataattaataataaccaGTGTAAATGGTGTATATAAAGGAGTGTCTATAATGTTGTACAGTAAActccagatgaagagatcagactcaccagaacccagctgtgtctccatgaagagtgatggGTCTATGGATCATCCTTTGTACTTTAACAGTGGAAAcccctcatctgtccacaggtaacatcccataattctcataaTTAAAGTCAGTTAAAGGCTGTGCTACACTGGCATTAGGAGCTATTTTGATTGAATATATATGATGATTCTTATCATTTTAGTGTACAGTTTTTATGATATAATAGTTTCTTAGTCTTTAGTAATTCAGCAAGACTTTCAGGAAATGCTTTTGAGGAGTGTAAATATTTATGAAGGTCAAAATGTTTTACAGGTCATGTCTTAAATGCTGAAGCAAGAAATGCTAAcataagcaaaaaaaaacaatatggaattactattactacaactaccattattaataataatacactgcAGTTAAAATCCCAGCCCCATTGAGATCGCTGTTACTTGGCCGTGTCTCCATGAAAAGCGATGTGTCTGAGTGTTTctgtaaaatataatagaaaATGGAGACCCTTTATATGAACACAATGACTATTGACCATAAATCACATCACTGACAttacagtaggggagagcggggtaagatgagccactttttacatttttcatcataactacatgttaaagccatttttgcttccagtctacacaccataccaaatttcaaagtgtactgttactatctgagcaaaaaataattgataagctcttatggttagagtgatattacctcttgaaaaaaaaatgtcaagtggctcaacttaccccatgcacggggtaagatgagccactgtgtggggtaaattgagccaacacaaaacatgttaggttaacaaagtaaacaacttttattattagaagtgcaatcaatgaatcaagtcaagtcaatcaagtgggggatagggccgttgcatagagaaggggagatgaagagagaggtgatagaacaagatgggatagggagggatagatagatggacagagagagagagatatgcatagatagatagaaagagggatggttagagagggaatgagagatatactatattatagaaattactaaaacagtagagcagtgccaaaaaatcttatttctttcagtaggttaaaacattgctaaaacatgcagcaatcattccatcaatcattcaatcatttcatcattattcaatgttccaagcattcaaattgcaagggaacaccatttgcctctccctccgtgctgtcccaccaacagtaaaggggcggggcaattttttcacaatatcctgtcttgacaggacagcctcatctttctctttgaagacaaaggttggctttcttgcagagccatggcatgaccagcttcttttgagaaatcttgcctctatttcgaagacatccaatttgattatctggccaatgaagtaatgcactttcaccaacttggtctctacctctccattctttatcttttcagtgaacctagtcagagtcatcctgtccaaatgcatatccctcgccacagcccgaataggcctgcctttcctgacttcctctgcggctctctccaaaactgcacgggattgtgcggccctgtctgtttttcttttgtatgagtgtggcatcatgcacacctgtaataacagagggcattattttatttattaaaaaccttttaaacacattatttatattaacatgttatttatttgtttatttgttgttgttgttgtcatatatgaccagtaaatgtgaaaacttaagtgtcatccatattgggtaagctcagccaccaatggggtaagttgagccagtggctcaacttgccccatatctaatggctcatcttaccccgtggccaccattttgtagaaaaatgctaataaaggggattaggctaatcaaaattatttttattagcattcatatcatagcttagaaagccactaacttaaccctaatgtgtctaaatattattctacttttgtcttctctaaatcatcttcactgtggacaaacatggaattgacttagaaagcacaaaaacacatttttataaatatctccctcacctagtttgacatgtggtgctcctctccacaagtgtaagtaaatggtcccgcccccctttgaatgtggtcacatggtcacatttgtttactgtttcttagaaacagggggtggctcatcttgccccctggctcatcttaccccactctcccctatttattaataataatgaaaatcagCTTTTTCCTCAACCTgaactcccacctcccaaaaacatgtcagTAGGTCGACTGATCACTAaattgcccctaaaatgatggaCTGGTGGATCATCCAGGGTGGAGTATAATTCTGGATCGAGTTGCAGATTTTATACCTGTGAACATTTCTGGCCAGCTTTCTGAAAAATACACATCTGCTTTAGTATCCATTTaaaacacattatctgttcattctgcATGATGGAGTGATATTCTGTGACATCCCCATTGACCAATTAGGAAGGAAAATCTAGAAAACTCAAATTAAAACTGgggcagatatatatatatatatatatatattttttttttctccagttccACAATATTTTTGTTGTGTTGTATTCAGCACTGTGCTCTCTAAATGTTAATGCACTCATAAAGAATTAGTGTAGTAAAATTAGGGCTAAAGTTTAGATTGTGGGATTAAAGTGATGAAAGTTATCGTCTTTAACAGCAACAATGTTTTGTTCCCAGTGATTTACAGAAGGCAGGAGACAGAATAAAAAAGCTCTTCATCACAGATACAGGGTAAGATCAAACCCAACACCATGACTGTGACACTGACGCACTGGTATTATAAACCTCTCTGCTGTTATTTCATAGAGACTGATTAGATAAAAGAAAACATACAGGAGAATAAAACAAATGCACAGTGAGAACATCATAAAGAACTCTCTGTGGAAACCAGTCAGAAACACTGTGATCTTAAACTCTAATAATTGGAGCCCATGTCTCACCATGTCTTCCTACTTCACCCtgtcacacagacacgccccaGAATCTGCTGCTGGAAATGAAGTCCAGAAAAAGTTCAGATTAAATCTGATGAAGaagtttcagtgtttaaatggagtgataataaagcaggaaaaccgagtgctcctgaatgagatctacacagagctctacatcacagagggagacagtggagacatcaataaagaacatgaggtgagacagatCGAGGCAGTGTCCAAGAGAAAAACAACAGAGGAAACACCAATCAAATGCAACGACATCTTTAAGCTCTTATCTGAAGAAGATGAACCCATCAGAACTGTAGTGACAAAGGGAGTGGCTGGTAttggaaaaacagtctctgtgcagaagttcattgtggactgggctgaagggaaagcaaatcaggacgtccccctcatatttccacttcctttcagagagctgaatctgatgaaggacCAAAAACTGAGTCTGATGGAGCTCCTTCATGTCTGTTTCAAGGAAaccaaagaaacagaaatgtccaggttggaaaaggttctgttcatttttgatggattggacgagtgtcgtttccctctggatttccagaacacagtgagagtgtgtgatgtaactgaatcagcatcggtgcatgtgctgctgataaacctgatcaaagggaatctgcttccctctgctctcatctGGATCACCTCCCGACCAGCAGCAGCTGATCAAATCCCCTCTGAGTATGTCCACCGAGtcacagaggtacgagggttcaatgaccctcagaaggaggagtacttcaggaagagggtcaatgatcagagcctggccgagaacatcatcacacacctgaagtcattaagaagcctctacatcatgtgtcacatcccagtcttctgctggatttcagctgctgttctagagagaatgttgggtgaagcagagagtggagagatccccaagactctgactcaaatgtacacacGCTTCCTCAACATTCAGACAAACATCATCAGAGGAAAGTACTCAAAGAAGCAGGAGAGTGATGAAGAAATGCTTCTCAaactgggaaaactggcttttgagcagctggagaaaggcaacctgatcttctatgaggaagacctgagagcgtgtggcattgatgtgacagaagcagcagtgtactccggtgtgtgtacgcagatcttcagagaggaggttgggcttcaccagagtaaagtgtattgctttgttcatctgagtgttcaggagcatctcgcagctctgtatgtgcatctgaccttcatgaaggaaaagagaaatgttcttgATCAGAGTCGATCCTTTAAGACAATTTCAGATGTACACAGGAGTGCTATAGATCAGACCTTAAAAAGTCAGACTGGACATCTGGATCTGTTCCTCCGCtttcttctgggtctctcactggagtccaatcagaaacttttacatgccttagtaacacagacaggaagtagctcccagagcaaagaggaaacagttcagtacattaagatgatgatgatgatcagtgAGAATCTTTCTGCAgaaaaatccatcaatctgttccactgtctgaatgaactgggtGACAATTCTCTCGTGAAGGAAATCCAACGCTACCTGAAATCTGGAAAACAAAGTGAACTCTctccttcaatcaatcaatcaatcaatcaatcaatcaatcaagtttatttgtacagcgcttttaacaataaacattgtcgcaaagcagctttacagaatttgaacgacttaaaacatgagctaattttatccctaatctatccccaatgagcaagcctgtggcgacggtggcaaggaaaaactccctcagacgacatgaggaagaaacctcgagaggaaccagactcaaaagggaacccatcctcatttgggcaacaacagacagcctgactataatattaacagttttaacaggtataaccctcaactgtcctcatggggccgtccttcacaggagtggggcgataaaactccgaccagacacagggcaccaggatggatcaagcaggtccgaggggcagaagaggccagcatctcaatcccaggatcaacatgtaactcagagggaccaccttcacagtggtctgctctggcgtttgtgttactgacttcagcacaggagctggaggagtttgACCTGAGTAAATATACCAGTACAGAGAAGATACCAGATCGGGTTCTTGTGAGGGTGATGCCTGTGATTGCAGCATCCAGAAAAGCAATGTAAGTAAAGCTGAATATAACTGTTTGcagagctctcttaggtgtgggtggagcacagaggacagcaggacaaagcttcaggtaagaataggcttttattgccagacttttcagtataacaacagtTCTATTCTGGTAaatacacacacgctgtgttcttgtcccaggaagagctctcctctgctctccctctgcctccttaaatagggcgcggttactgggaagacacacaaacacacaggttaattaccgtcaggtgtagtgattctgccacacaccttccctggctccgccctcctgtcacagaccagcgcttgaccacgcccccgctgccacataccccaccgcccgactcaggccgggcggccgtccggcccgcagccgaccccccccccccccccttgacgggagaggaagtctgccacgaccatctgcgcccccggcctgtggaccaccttgaaattgaagggttggagtgccagataccaacgagtgatccgcgcgttggcatctttcatgcggtggagccactggaggggcgcgtggtccgaacagagggtgaaagggcgccccagcaggtagtaacggagggcgaggaccgcccacttgatcaccaggcattctttctcaatcgtgctgtagcgcccctcacgcaccgacagcttcctgctaaagtacaggatggggctgtcctccccctccacctcctgggacaacaccgcccccagccctctgtccgacgcgtcggtctgcaacacaaaagggagagaaaagtcaggggagtgtaatagtggccccccacacagtgcagcctttacctcagagaaagcccgctggcactgctccgtccactggaccggatctggcgccccctttttagtgaggtcagtcagtgggctggtgacgtccgaataattaggtataaacctacgatagtagccagccagccccaggaactgtctcaccccctttttggtcttgggcctcgggcaggccgcaatcgctgctgtcttattaatttggggacgcacctgcccgttgcccaagtggaagcccagataccgtacttccacccgcccaatcgcacacttcttcgggttggcagtgagccccgcccgcctcagcgacctaaggacggccctcaggtgttgcaagtgttgctgccagtcattactataaatgataacatcatcaagatatgcggccgcataggtggcgtggggccggaggaccctgtccatcagctgctgaaacgtagcgggcgccccaaacagcccaaaaggaagtgtgacaaattggtgtaagctgaacggtgtggaaaaggccattttctcccgggataatggagtcaaggggatctgccaatatcccttcgtcaaatccagtgtcgagtaaaagcgagccatgcctagtcgatcgagcagctcgtcaatacgaggcattgggtacgcgtcgaatttagacaccgcgttgacttttctatagtccacacagaactggaccgacccgtcggccttgggtaccaagaccaccgggctgctccagtcactgtgggactcctcgacgatgcccatttcgagcatggtctgaagttcttcccgaaccaccttttttttgtgttcgggtagcctgtaagggtggctacgcactaccacccccgggggcgtctctgtggtgttctatgaggttagtgcgaccgggcaggggcgagaacacaaccgaaaactcggcctgcaactgggcgacctctgtgagttgggtcggggagaggtggtcaccacaggggaccggagagggacgtgatgccaatgtccctttttgaacctccggccccagctccgccttctccggaactaccgacaccaatgccacggggacctcctcgttccagagtttaagcagattgaggtggtagatctgtagcgccccccccccccgtccgttcgcctcacctcatagtcgatgtccccgactcgccgtgtgacctcaaagggtccttgccacttggcgattaatttggagctcgacgtgggcaacagtatgagtaccttatctcccggagtgaactctctaaggcgcgtgcccttgttgtacaggcgggcttgccgttcctgggcctgccgcaaattctcttgagttaggtgggtgagcgtgtggagttttgcgcgcaggtccataacgtactgaatttcatttttactctgtgaaggtccctcctcccaattttctcgcagcacatctaaaatgccgcgcggcttacgcccgtataacagttcaaatggggagaaccccgtggaggcttgggggacctctcgcactgcaaataacaagggtttgagccatttatccctgttacgtgcgtcctcacttacgaattttttgattatattcttgagggtgcgattgaaccgttcaactaaactgtccgtttgtgggtgataaatgctggtacgGATCGGCttgatacctaatagcccatacagttcgctcagtgttcgtgacataaacagggatgtgatttttccgcgaattcgcggaattccgcttttttcacctcattatctcatctcattatctctagccgctttatccttctacagggttgcaggcaagctggagcctatcccagctgactacgggcgaaaggtggggtacaccctggacaagtcgccaggtcatcacagggctgacacatagacacagacaaccattcacactcacattcacacctacggtcaatttagagtcaccagttaacttaacctgcatgtctttggactgggggaaaccggagcacccggaggaaacccacgcggacacggggagaacatgcaaactccacacagaaaggccctcgccggccccggggctcgaacccaggaccttcttgctgtgaggcgacagcgctaaccactacaccaccgtgccgccctttttttcacctcaaaacttgaaaatttttttttctgatttttccctcatccacattcgtatcctattcgttccgactttgtttgaaagatggcagcctcagatttgcatctttacgcctcgatcacggaggctgccatctttcaactctttgtttgaagcgagcttacgtacagctatctaacaagcgcgttcattggttgttacagagcgatgagccaatcacgtacctcgtttcatctcaatgacgtaattgcgtaaatgacgtaattacgtcaatgagatgaaacgaggtacgtgattggctcatcgctctgtaacaaccaatgaacgcgcttgttagatagctgtacgtaagctcgcttcaaacaaagagttgaaagatggcagcctccgtgatcgaggcataaagatgcaaatcgatttaaagaaatcgacagaatagtgaaaaaaaaaaagttccgctgggaatggttggagaaaaaccgcggctcgcctcggggcgaattacgtcacaaggcgcggggctagcgggccctgctcgtgctggttctttggggtgtgtgtgagagagagagagagagtgtgtgtgagcgagagtgagtgagcgagagagtgtgtgtgtgcacgagagagtgtgtgtgtgagagtgagcgagtgtgtgtgtgtgtcagagttgcatgttgaccattatattggcttgaatttgttaatcatgacaagttttttcttgtgtgtttgcttgccattttagtacaatttttaagtcagaaaaccccagaacccaggagcttcggggggcttccccccttgtccccccaccaggccgctgccctggaccagctgggggcctgcggcccccagacccccggctaaaattttcagataatttcaccagccccaactcacatccctgattttttttatatatatatatatatatatatatatatatatatatatatatatatatatatacacacacacacacacacacacacacaaatacagtgacttgtttatgtacacaattcacagctatgcaacagctgtacagatgtatttggtgatacagtaagtgagctaaattttaacagtgcaaacaatgccacaaatagAAAAGAttaatgccgttgtcatgccgaccgaggctgttgtgtttcccgcttgtggtctcgtcattcgtcacttccggaaggggcagtgctgaagtaagcggcTCGACTATGTAgcgcgatagggtttacatgcactaagtagctcggcaaaaattgcataatctaggtcgtgtagctcgattgcgagaaatcaagtttggttcaatttcagccgagctaaggtgtttacatgccatttagagcttcgatttcagtcgagcaacggcagaaattcgattttctctatgtgcatgtaaacgccctGACTGTTGGCCAACGAGCTCATCATGAGTATCTCCATAAAACTCCTTCAGCACTGGGCTGTGATCATTTCAGTCGCtcactaattagagaacaaatcaaaTGTCTGATCTGTTCAGATAAATATGTCTCTGCCTcgaactctgcctgcttcatctaagccagacttttgaaactcttttcctttctcctcttctaaatattttagatcagactcttatttcctgatttggtgatcagatttgatgttgcgtgtttatcccatgtgtcagtgatgacgtgcgcagcagaaaactcaaatccgaacagctcgaactgtgaattactgttacagcatttcagtgtattgtcgactcggagtttgtacttttgtcatttatgaaaatgaaatggtgcagtgaaaggtttgaggacctgtttgataatgtgtgagtttattatgtattatcttatttccttcaggatcagttgTGATGCAATTGAATGGAGCAGCGCTAaagctctggtctcagtgctcaactcagaaacctccagtctgagagaactgcatctgactgtgaagacactggatctgtctgggaataaactagaagactcaggagtgaagcgtctctgtgctgtactggagaatcctcactgtaaagtggagacactgaagtaagatcatctctctgagagtcacaataactcactaaagcagcagttaataggtGTATACAGGGTAAGTCCAGGCCAAAAACACCCGATATTTTGAAAATTGGTTGCagcaatatttttattttaatggtgGAATTTACTGATGAAAACATATGTAAATCTAAAGTTTTAAAAATTTCAGCTTTCTAGacccagatgtttttttttttttaagtttatgcCATTTTGAAAAATGACTAAATTAGACGAGAGTGTACCCCTTAAATCCTCACCAGGGATTTTTGggattttacatgcatttttctcagcttctaggctacacagaggtttgaaatttggtaaattaactccctacactgcaaaaactagccatcctaatcagggctttgaaccggttcaaggaacgaaaacgaaaaccgggaactttttctatttcacatggaacagaaacgaaaccagaaactttattattttttatgttccggaacagaaacgcttgttaaaaataatggtaaccggttaataccagtttttatttcgttcctcaaagtttctgtagcctacaaatagtcattcttctcctgcgcaagtttctatgacccgctggggttcacttcctgtgtgacgttcgctgattgaatggagagagcgggaaggtggactgccatCACGTCTCCAttgctgagtgtctgagcaaagaagagcctgaatgttGTAACCTCCCTAttagctgtttattggctgtttgtaaaaatgtatcagttgttgtccttcccatgggaatcatcgcgggctcgagagacgagacctgacgagttagttcgttggtagcagaacaaaatgtctggacacaaatcgggttttcagaaaaggaaagaaaataaacggagggtcgaaaatacaaaaaaggaggcagaaaatgcaaaacgagttttaaggtaggacaaatggttagttttctgaggcagcccgccgtggctgcaggctttcagttgcgtcattgaatggttacttttctgaggtagcccgccgtggctgcctgcaggctgatttattatagcccatttagttaaaatagttgatataaaatgtttatagttatagttatgtgatggttgtcctgatttagactgttttttttttgggggggggggggggttgcgcgatgttgcacccgggtccagattagggcagaaccggccctggctacatttcaggtggagtttgttatgaatgtatgtacttgcatagatgtgtacttccaatatggcgcctaacaaaatctcgcggcgcggtgacgtcatgcggtagccctctatagggcctgactagcctttggtaacacactaaacgaattatctttcatttttggtactttttctgtttgtgtagatgggaagacgt of Neoarius graeffei isolate fNeoGra1 chromosome 22, fNeoGra1.pri, whole genome shotgun sequence contains these proteins:
- the LOC132870690 gene encoding NLR family CARD domain-containing protein 3-like isoform X1, yielding MESCDLDTNNVTPPSEKCKLQRKRSDSSEPSCVSMKSDRSMGLPYTNFKNGNPSSVHSKLQMKRSDSPEPSCVSMKSDGSMDHPLYFNSGNPSSVHSDLQKAGDRIKKLFITDTGLSHRHAPESAAGNEVQKKFRLNLMKKFQCLNGVIIKQENRVLLNEIYTELYITEGDSGDINKEHEVRQIEAVSKRKTTEETPIKCNDIFKLLSEEDEPIRTVVTKGVAGIGKTVSVQKFIVDWAEGKANQDVPLIFPLPFRELNLMKDQKLSLMELLHVCFKETKETEMSRLEKVLFIFDGLDECRFPLDFQNTVRVCDVTESASVHVLLINLIKGNLLPSALIWITSRPAAADQIPSEYVHRVTEVRGFNDPQKEEYFRKRVNDQSLAENIITHLKSLRSLYIMCHIPVFCWISAAVLERMLGEAESGEIPKTLTQMYTRFLNIQTNIIRGKYSKKQESDEEMLLKLGKLAFEQLEKGNLIFYEEDLRACGIDVTEAAVYSGVCTQIFREEVGLHQSKVYCFVHLSVQEHLAALYVHLTFMKEKRNVLDQSRSFKTISDVHRSAIDQTLKSQTGHLDLFLRFLLGLSLESNQKLLHALVTQTGSSSQSKEETVQYIKMMMMISENLSAEKSINLFHCLNELGDNSLVKEIQRYLKSGKQSELSPSINQSINQSINQVYLYSAFNNKHCRKAALQNLNDLKHELILSLIYPQ
- the LOC132870690 gene encoding NLR family CARD domain-containing protein 3-like isoform X2; its protein translation is MESCDLDTNNVTPPSEKCKLQRKRSDSSEPSCVSMKSDRSMGLPYTNFKNGNPSSVHSKLQMKRSDSPEPSCVSMKSDGSMDHPLYFNSGNPSSVHSDLQKAGDRIKKLFITDTGHAPESAAGNEVQKKFRLNLMKKFQCLNGVIIKQENRVLLNEIYTELYITEGDSGDINKEHEVRQIEAVSKRKTTEETPIKCNDIFKLLSEEDEPIRTVVTKGVAGIGKTVSVQKFIVDWAEGKANQDVPLIFPLPFRELNLMKDQKLSLMELLHVCFKETKETEMSRLEKVLFIFDGLDECRFPLDFQNTVRVCDVTESASVHVLLINLIKGNLLPSALIWITSRPAAADQIPSEYVHRVTEVRGFNDPQKEEYFRKRVNDQSLAENIITHLKSLRSLYIMCHIPVFCWISAAVLERMLGEAESGEIPKTLTQMYTRFLNIQTNIIRGKYSKKQESDEEMLLKLGKLAFEQLEKGNLIFYEEDLRACGIDVTEAAVYSGVCTQIFREEVGLHQSKVYCFVHLSVQEHLAALYVHLTFMKEKRNVLDQSRSFKTISDVHRSAIDQTLKSQTGHLDLFLRFLLGLSLESNQKLLHALVTQTGSSSQSKEETVQYIKMMMMISENLSAEKSINLFHCLNELGDNSLVKEIQRYLKSGKQSELSPSINQSINQSINQVYLYSAFNNKHCRKAALQNLNDLKHELILSLIYPQ
- the LOC132870690 gene encoding NLR family CARD domain-containing protein 3-like isoform X3, which encodes MKSDRSMGLPYTNFKNGNPSSVHSKLQMKRSDSPEPSCVSMKSDGSMDHPLYFNSGNPSSVHSDLQKAGDRIKKLFITDTGLSHRHAPESAAGNEVQKKFRLNLMKKFQCLNGVIIKQENRVLLNEIYTELYITEGDSGDINKEHEVRQIEAVSKRKTTEETPIKCNDIFKLLSEEDEPIRTVVTKGVAGIGKTVSVQKFIVDWAEGKANQDVPLIFPLPFRELNLMKDQKLSLMELLHVCFKETKETEMSRLEKVLFIFDGLDECRFPLDFQNTVRVCDVTESASVHVLLINLIKGNLLPSALIWITSRPAAADQIPSEYVHRVTEVRGFNDPQKEEYFRKRVNDQSLAENIITHLKSLRSLYIMCHIPVFCWISAAVLERMLGEAESGEIPKTLTQMYTRFLNIQTNIIRGKYSKKQESDEEMLLKLGKLAFEQLEKGNLIFYEEDLRACGIDVTEAAVYSGVCTQIFREEVGLHQSKVYCFVHLSVQEHLAALYVHLTFMKEKRNVLDQSRSFKTISDVHRSAIDQTLKSQTGHLDLFLRFLLGLSLESNQKLLHALVTQTGSSSQSKEETVQYIKMMMMISENLSAEKSINLFHCLNELGDNSLVKEIQRYLKSGKQSELSPSINQSINQSINQVYLYSAFNNKHCRKAALQNLNDLKHELILSLIYPQ
- the LOC132870690 gene encoding NLR family CARD domain-containing protein 3-like isoform X4, translating into MESCDLDTNNVTPPSEKCKLQMKRSDSPEPSCVSMKSDGSMDHPLYFNSGNPSSVHSDLQKAGDRIKKLFITDTGLSHRHAPESAAGNEVQKKFRLNLMKKFQCLNGVIIKQENRVLLNEIYTELYITEGDSGDINKEHEVRQIEAVSKRKTTEETPIKCNDIFKLLSEEDEPIRTVVTKGVAGIGKTVSVQKFIVDWAEGKANQDVPLIFPLPFRELNLMKDQKLSLMELLHVCFKETKETEMSRLEKVLFIFDGLDECRFPLDFQNTVRVCDVTESASVHVLLINLIKGNLLPSALIWITSRPAAADQIPSEYVHRVTEVRGFNDPQKEEYFRKRVNDQSLAENIITHLKSLRSLYIMCHIPVFCWISAAVLERMLGEAESGEIPKTLTQMYTRFLNIQTNIIRGKYSKKQESDEEMLLKLGKLAFEQLEKGNLIFYEEDLRACGIDVTEAAVYSGVCTQIFREEVGLHQSKVYCFVHLSVQEHLAALYVHLTFMKEKRNVLDQSRSFKTISDVHRSAIDQTLKSQTGHLDLFLRFLLGLSLESNQKLLHALVTQTGSSSQSKEETVQYIKMMMMISENLSAEKSINLFHCLNELGDNSLVKEIQRYLKSGKQSELSPSINQSINQSINQVYLYSAFNNKHCRKAALQNLNDLKHELILSLIYPQ